The Lampris incognitus isolate fLamInc1 chromosome 17, fLamInc1.hap2, whole genome shotgun sequence genome contains a region encoding:
- the aqp8a.1 gene encoding aquaporin-8a.1 isoform X1, with protein sequence MSVTESKSEVFTIAAGPDTGEAHAEKGDLRKLKKRRAAVFEQYVQPCAAELLGSCLFVFVGCASVMGSAGLEGSVQPAVAHGLALAALISAFGEISGGHLNPAVSLSVYLCGGMELGLLGPYVLAQMSGGMIGASLAKAVYPKPQFILSSGGAFTAVRSSHALGGATVAEVMMTLFLSTVVCMAAVNSRTRSKLAPFCIGLTVTAGILASGPVSGGCMNPVRAFGPAVVANHWDHHWIYWVGPVCGALLAVSLIRLLFGDQKTRVVLK encoded by the exons ATGTCCGTGACAGAAAGTAAGAGCGAGGTCTTCACCATAGCCGCCGGGCCCGACACCGGAGAGGCGCACGCAGAGAAGGGTGACCTGAGGAagctgaagaagaggagggcAGCCGTGTTTGAGCAGTATGTGCAGCCGTGCGCGGCGGAGCTGCTCGGCAGCTGCCTGTTTGTGTTCGTCGGCTGCGCGTCCGTGATGGGCAGCGCCGGGCTGGAGGGCTCCGTGCAGCCGGCCGTGGCCCACGGGCTGGCCCTCGCCGCGCTCATCTCGGCGTTCGGGGAGATCAG TGGAGGCCATCTGAACCCGGCGGTGTCTCTGAGTGTCTACCTGTGCGGCGGGATGGAGCTGGGCCTGCTGGGGCCTTATGTCCTCGCTCAGATGTCAGGAGGCATGATCGGCGCCAGCTTGGCAAAG GCTGTTTATCCAAAGCCCCAGTTCATCCTGTCGTCCGGAGGAGCGTTCACGGCGGTGCGGAGCAGCCACGCACTGGGAGGAGCCACGGTGGCGGAAGTGATGATGACGCTTTTCCTGTCCACGGTGGTCTGCATGGCCGCCGTCAACAGCCGGACACGCTCCAAACTGGCCCCTTTCTGCATCGGCCTCACGGTGACCGCCGGCATACTGGCCAG CGGGCCAGTGTCTGGAGGCTGTATGAACCCGGTCCGAGCCTTTGGCCCTGCGGTGGTGGCAAATCACTGGGACCATCACTGGATCTACTGGGTGGGACCGGTGTGCGGCGCCCTGCTGGCTGTCAGCCTCATTCG GTTGCTGTTTGGGGACCAGAAGACTCGGGTGGTGTTAAAGTAA
- the aqp8a.1 gene encoding aquaporin-8a.1 isoform X2 — protein sequence MSVTESKSEVFTIAAGPDTGEAHAEKGDLRKLKKRRAAVFEQYVQPCAAELLGSCLFVFVGCASVMGSAGLEGSVQPAVAHGLALAALISAFGEISGGHLNPAVSLSVYLCGGMELGLLGPYVLAQMSGGMIGASLAKAVYPKPQFILSSGGAFTAVRSSHALGGATVAEVMMTLFLSTVVCMAAVNSRTRSKLAPFCIGLTVTAGILARLLFGDQKTRVVLK from the exons ATGTCCGTGACAGAAAGTAAGAGCGAGGTCTTCACCATAGCCGCCGGGCCCGACACCGGAGAGGCGCACGCAGAGAAGGGTGACCTGAGGAagctgaagaagaggagggcAGCCGTGTTTGAGCAGTATGTGCAGCCGTGCGCGGCGGAGCTGCTCGGCAGCTGCCTGTTTGTGTTCGTCGGCTGCGCGTCCGTGATGGGCAGCGCCGGGCTGGAGGGCTCCGTGCAGCCGGCCGTGGCCCACGGGCTGGCCCTCGCCGCGCTCATCTCGGCGTTCGGGGAGATCAG TGGAGGCCATCTGAACCCGGCGGTGTCTCTGAGTGTCTACCTGTGCGGCGGGATGGAGCTGGGCCTGCTGGGGCCTTATGTCCTCGCTCAGATGTCAGGAGGCATGATCGGCGCCAGCTTGGCAAAG GCTGTTTATCCAAAGCCCCAGTTCATCCTGTCGTCCGGAGGAGCGTTCACGGCGGTGCGGAGCAGCCACGCACTGGGAGGAGCCACGGTGGCGGAAGTGATGATGACGCTTTTCCTGTCCACGGTGGTCTGCATGGCCGCCGTCAACAGCCGGACACGCTCCAAACTGGCCCCTTTCTGCATCGGCCTCACGGTGACCGCCGGCATACTGGCCAG GTTGCTGTTTGGGGACCAGAAGACTCGGGTGGTGTTAAAGTAA
- the aqp8a.2 gene encoding aquaporin-8a.2, translating to MGMEKMEMEDTSSTLMEKGEKSAGARPPNKYEKLFQPCLAEVVGTMFFVFIGCVSVIENVPAAGRLQPALVHGLAVAIMVAVMDNISGSHFNPPFTIAIYLCGGMELCMVGPYLVSQLIGGVLGAGMAKVMTSPERYANATGAAFDILKTDSQLRGAIFGEVAMTCLVTMVVLLVAVNGKTKTPLAPFLVGCTVIINILAGGDISGTCLNPARAFGPALVAQYWSYHWVYWVGPIGGGVVAAALLRLILGDEKTRIILK from the exons ATGGGGATGGAGAAAATGGAGATGGAGGACACAAGCTCGACTCTGATGGAGAAGGGCGAGAAGTCGGCCGGCGCTAGACCTCCCAACAAGTATGAGAAGCTGTTCCAGCCCTGCCTGGCCGAGGTGGTGGGCACCATGTTCTTCGTCTTCATCGGCTGCGTGTCCGTCATTGAGAACGTGCCGGCGGCTGGCAGGCTGCAGCCGGCGTTGGTCCACGGGCTGGCCGTGGCTATAATGGTGGCCGTCATGGATAACATCAG TGGCTCCCACTTCAACCCGCCCTTCACCATCGCCATCTACCTGTGCGGGGGCATGGAGCTGTGCATGGTGGGACCCTACCTGGTCAGCCAGCTGATCGGAGGCGTGCTGGGCGCCGGAATGGCAAAG gtGATGACCTCTCCGGAACGCTACGCGAACGCCACCGGAGCGGCGTTCGACATCCTAAAGACGGACAGCCAGCTGCGGGGGGCCATCTTCGGAGAGGTGGCCATGACCTGCCTGGTGACCATGGTGGTGCTGCTGGTGGCGGTCAACGGAAAAACTAAAACGCCCCTGGCTCCGTTCCTGGTGGGCTGCACCGTTATCATCAACATCCTGGCAGG AGGGGACATTTCGGGGACCTGTCTAAACCCGGCCAGGGCTTTTGGTCCAGCTCTGGTGGCCCAGTACTGGTCCTACCACTGGGTTTACTGGGTCGGCCCCATAGGAGGAGGAGTGGTGGCTGCTGCACTGCTCag GCTCATTCTTGGTGATGAGAAGACCAGGATCATTCTGAAATAA
- the LOC130128034 gene encoding hemoglobin subunit beta-like: MVEWTDEERGFINGIFAKLDYDDIGPKALSRCLIVYPWTQRYFGGFGNLYNADAIKTNPMIAAHGIKVLHGLDRAVKNMDDIKNTYAALSVLHSEKLHVDPDNFRVFSDCLTVVIAAKMGNGFTADMQAAWQKFLTVVVSALGRQYH; encoded by the exons ATGGTTGAGTGGACCGACGAGGAGCGCGGCTTCATTAACGGCATCTTCGCCAAGCTGGACTATGACGACATCGGCCCCAAGGCTCTGTCCAG GTGTCTGATCGTGTACCCCTGGACCCAGCGGTACTTCGGCGGCTTCGGCAACCTGTACAACGCCGATGCCATCAAGACCAACCCCATGATCGCCGCGCACGGCATCAAGGTGCTGCACGGTCTGGACCGGGCCGTCAAGAACATGGACGACATCAAGAACACCTACGCCGCCCTCAGCGTGCTGCACTCCGAGAAGCTGCACGTCGACCCCGACAACTTCAGG GTGTTCAGTGACTGTCTCACCGTCGTCATCGCCGCCAAGATGGGAAACGGCTTCACCGCTGACATGCAGGCCGCCTGGCAGAAGTTCCTGACCGTGGTGGTGTCCGCTCTGGGCAGGCAGTACCACTAG
- the zgc:163057 gene encoding hemoglobin subunit alpha-D-like, with amino-acid sequence MLSKKEKELIANIWERLSPVAEDIGAEALLRMFTTFPGTKTYFSHLDISPRSPHLLSHGKKIVMAIAEGAKDISQLTVTLAPLQTLHAYQLRIDPTNFKLLSHCMLVTLASFMGENFTAVAHAAMDKYLSAFAAVLAEKYR; translated from the exons ATGCTGTCAAAGAAGGAGAAAGAGCTGATAGCAAACATATGGGAGAGACTGAGTCCTGTCGCCGAAGACATCGGAGCAGAAGCCCTGCTCAG GATGTTCACAACCTTCCCGGGAACCAAGACGTATTTCTCCCATCTGGACATCAGCCCACGGTCCCCCCACCTGCTGTCCCATGGTAAGAAGATCGTCATGGCCATAGCCGAGGGAGCCAAGGACATCAGCCAGCTGACCGTCACTCTCGCCCCACTGCAGACCCTGCACGCCTACCAGCTCCGCATAGACCCCACTAACTTCAAG CTTCTTTCCCACTGCATGCTGGTCACCCTGGCCTCTTTCATGGGCGAAAACTTCACTGCAGTGGCTCACGCAGCCATGGATAAATACCTGTCCGCCTTCGCAGCAGTACTGGCTGAGAAGTACAGATGA